From one Rosa rugosa chromosome 4, drRosRugo1.1, whole genome shotgun sequence genomic stretch:
- the LOC133742100 gene encoding uncharacterized protein LOC133742100: protein MDQLKRKQSKESGEEQSEGQSPEETIAEKLKVIKWKKLKERKKRKQKTEDEEESSEDEEGTTGDEEESDEEQVRRNKTKKDKKKKTGKQKRRKPEGTEDEEQSNEEQVRSKKKNEIKKEKRRKREENEDEEEVRAKKKKKMDKRKTKKESTKKKEETDEEEDTKDDEEEKVPGKRKRYVKEGYVQYRCTMLAFLKTIAENKNNLTEGTLELLQKTPFATLIDAFHGGSIKEKDAKKSDDLITLLLQAYNSDTDLFVFGNRKFRMSTSDISMILGVPASGLSVPKTKEGAYKSEFVTKYFDKKQRINKAAAEEALKKALAETPETGDEKTKRDRNVAVLVLLNLFIKLLFPNSGGTISWDYIRVCEEVESLGKYSWAKEVGDFLKKSIKRKAKESQNMAGCVILVMYWFCHKTGVVPPISGRETEKHGIRKWQLKTLIEKKGDFNTMGKLKKIFDKVKEDAEEEDSESNTDTESKEKENDGQEDIVENRTSGNIKDEKMETEIGKTNEEKNELQRKLEGKEEELSALKKEVEEKDKEIGRIKEENEDVLLENEVLKIEKASLINRVKHLEGIVLALTEKFESPIARPGDDNDSTPPPPPPSFPPPKPKAPQDKPTDSKHSKNTKSQGGSQGTQSQPACSTASASEMASAAPHSTDQGHQSPLQCLAQAAAQIDSPTSPEVKLRMTEDACTPNTAWVNALFVFPPPGVFQTPPPRKVSLEDMQAEPNKYQIIISPEVQPVFDVEPVNYIPPTEQMTRAEFIKPILEEISGQDSESIGLYCYVVRTKRKERVQKTHHIFWWDEVKEQRQRAKMTRITAQEKKKGQTAEQKPQEEVIHDLTINVDDEEQTEKNEIEVIDWQKRQLYNLLDSPTKSKLEKYWNKAEQSVLFWEGKEPGSEITRADVKMLISDQSIANNWIDCYGEMLKDELQNESSQSLGRSAFMHSMCWYSTIHLTVRNLHQYLCEPLFQNMGKCSMLFFPITHNEEFHHTLLVFDKDIPQWLHFDSMKPRRAGTGECFKSIKKLVEMVELWMRAVKDQADDMLQQGCRMKFDKSQSTHTKLKMVESILSDDEIRTISWIKENYDGGRIPLNHARICPQQDQGSLDCGAFVMYYMDRMAKEEKLPNKVTKAQMMKFKAQIFKKFAEHKQSWNSAN from the exons atggaccaactaaaaagaaaacaaagtaaggAATCTGGAGAAGAACAATCTGAAGGACAAAGTCCAGAAGAAACAATTGCAGAAAAGTTGAAAGTGATAAAATGGAAGAAactgaaagagagaaaaaagcgaaagcagaaaactgaagatgaagaagaatcaagtgaagatgaggaaggaacaactggagatgaagaagaatctgatgaagaacaagtccgGCGTAACAAGACGAAGaaggataaaaagaagaaaactggaaagcagaaaagaagaaaaccggaaggaactgaagatgaagaacaatctaatgaagaacaagtccgcagtaagaagaagaatgagattaaaaaggagaaaagaagaaaaagggaagaaaatgaagatgaagaagaagttcgtgcaaagaagaagaagaaaatggataaaaggaagaccaaaaaagagagtacaaagaagaaggaagaaactgacgaggaagaagatacaaaggatgatgaagaggaaaaagtcccagggaaaaggaaaagatatgTAAAAGAGGGTTATGTGCAGTATCGCTGCACAATGCttgcttttctgaaaacaattgcagaaaacaaaaataacctgACTGAAGGTACtttagagctgctgcagaaaacACCCTTTGCAACGCTGATAGATGCATTCCATGGAGgttcaattaaagaaaaggatGCAAAGAAATCAGATGATTTAATCACACTTCTGCTACAAGCATACAACAGTGACACAGACCTTTTTGTGTTTGGGAACAGGAAATTCAGAATGTCAACAagtgatatatctatgattTTAGGAGTGCCGGCATCCGGGTTATCAGTACCAAAGACCAAAGAAGGGGCATACAAATCTGAGTTCGTGACTAAATACTTTGACAAAAAGCAGAGGATCAACAAGGCGGCTGCAGAGGAAGCTTTGAAGAAGGCATTGGCAGAAACTCCAGAAACAGGGGATGAAAAAACGAAACGGGACAGAAATGTTGCCGTATTAGTACTCTTGAACCTTTTCATCAAACTCCTGTTCCCAAACTCTGGAGGAACAATATCTTGGGACTATATAAGAGTATGTGAAGAGGTGGAAAGTCTGGGAAAATATAGCTGGGCAAAGGAAGTTGGCGACTTccttaaaaaatcaattaaacgaAAGGCAAAAGAATCCCAAAACATGGCAGGCTGCGTGATATTGGTGATG tATTGGTTTTGCCACAAGACAGGAGTAGTGCCGCCAATCTCTGGAAGAGAAACCGAAAAACACGGAATAAGAAAGTGGCAATTAAAGACCCTGATAGAAAAAAAAGGGGATTTCAACACCATGGGAAAGTTGAAG aaaatctttgataaagttaaagaagatgcagaggaagaagattctGAGTCTAATACAGACacagaaagtaaagaaaaagagaatgatGGGCAAgaagatattgttgaaaatagaaCCAGTGGAAACATTAAGGATGAGAAGATGGAGACAGAGATAGGGAAGACCAATGAAGAGAAGAACGAATTACAGAGAAAGCTGGAGGGAAAGGAAGAAGAGCTAAGTGctttgaaaaaagaagttgaggagaaggacaaggaaattggcagaataaaagaagagaatgaggatgtgttattggaaaatgaggtgctgaaaattgagaaagccTCACTAATTAACAGAGTGAAGCACTTGGAGGGCATAGTGCTGGCACTAACTGAGAAGTTTGAGTCGCCAATAGCACGTCCAGGTGATGACAACGACTCAACTCCTCCTCCCCCACCACCTAGTTTCCCTCCGCCAAAACCAAAGGCCCCTCAGGACAAGCCAACTGACAGCAAGCactccaaaaacacaaaatctcaaGGTGGTAGTCAGGGAACTCAATCACAACCTGCCTGCTCCACAGCAAGCGCATCTGAGATGGCATCTGCAGCACCTCACTCAACCGACCAAGGACATCAGTCACCACTTCAATGCCTTGCCCAAGCAGCTGCACAGATTGATTCACCAACCTCTCCTGAGGTTAAATTGAGAATGACGGAAGATGCTTGCACACCGAACACTGCTTGGGTTAATGCATTGTTTGTGTTTCCACCTCCGGGCGTGTTTCAAACTCCACCTCCAAGAAAAGTCAGTTTGGAAGATATGCAAGCAGAGCCAAACAAGTATCAGATCATTATATCACCAGAGGTTCAGCCTGTTTTTGACGTCGAACCAGTCAATTACATTCCTCCTACAGAACAGATGACAAGAGCTGAGTTCATCAAGCCAATTTTAGAGGAGATATCAGGGCAGGACTCAGAATCTATTGGCCTCTATTGTTATGTGGTTAGGacgaagagaaaggagagagtacAAAAAACACATCATATTTTCTGGTGGGACGAGGTGAAAGAGCAAAGGCAGAGGGCGAAAATGACCAGAATCACAgcacaggaaaagaaaaaaggacagaCAGCTGAACAGAAGCCACAGGAGGAAGTGATACATGATTTGACGATTAATGTGGATGACGaggaacaaacagaaaaaaacgaaattgaagTGATAGATTGGCAAAAACGACAACTGTACAACCTACTTGACAGCCCAACTAAAAGCAAACTAGAGAAGTACTGGAACAAGGCAGAACAAAG CGTATTATTCTGGGAGGGAAAAGAGCCTGGAAGCGAAATCACAAGGGCAGATGTCAAAATGCTCATAAGCGATCAATCAATAGCAAACAACTGGATTGATTGCTATGGGGAAATGTTGAAGGATGAACTGCAAAACGAAAGTTCACAAAGTTTGGGAAGATCTGCTTTTATGCATAGCATGTGTTGG tattcgacaatacatttaactgtgagaaacctccatcaatacttgtgtgagccgctgttccaaaacatgggaaaatgcagcatgcttttcttcccaattacccataatgaagaatttcaccacacgctcttggtctttgacaaggacataccgcaatggctgcattttgattcaatgaaaccaagaagagcaggaacaggggagtgctttaaaagtataaaaaaattg GTTGAAATGGTCGAGCTGTGGATGAGAGCAGTGAAAGATCAAGCAGATGATATGTTGCAGCAAGGCTGCCGAATGAAATTTGACAAGAGTCAAAGcactcacacaaaattaaagatGGTTGAAAGTATTTTGAGCGATGACGAAATAAGAACAATAAGCTGGATAAAGGAAAATTATGATGGTGGAAGGATCCCTTTGAACCATGCCAGAATCTGCCCCCAACAAGACCAAGGATC attagattgcggagcttttgtaatgtattacatggacagaatggcaaaagaggagaagctgccaaacaaagtcaccaaagctcagatgatgaagttcaaagctcaaatattcaaaaaatttgcagaacataagcagagctggaactcagcaaattaa